A portion of the Streptomyces coeruleoprunus genome contains these proteins:
- a CDS encoding shikimate kinase, which yields MGSGKSTVGTLLAERLGVPYRDTDADIVAAQGREISDIFIEDGEPHFRELEREAVRKAVAEHTGVLALGGGAVLDPGTRSLLSGLPVAYLSMGVEEAVRRVGLGAARPLLAVNPRRQWRELMEARRHLYTEVARVVVDTDGRTPEEVAEAVLDALQKSRGAAPRTPGQEDTP from the coding sequence ATGGGCTCGGGCAAGTCGACCGTGGGCACGCTCCTCGCCGAACGGCTGGGCGTGCCCTACCGGGACACCGACGCCGACATCGTCGCCGCCCAGGGCCGGGAGATCTCCGACATCTTCATCGAGGACGGCGAGCCGCACTTCCGCGAGCTGGAGCGCGAAGCCGTACGGAAGGCCGTCGCCGAGCACACGGGCGTCCTCGCCCTCGGCGGCGGCGCGGTCCTCGACCCCGGCACCCGCTCCCTGTTGAGCGGCCTGCCCGTCGCCTACCTGTCGATGGGCGTCGAGGAGGCCGTGCGCCGCGTCGGGCTCGGCGCCGCCCGGCCGCTCCTCGCCGTCAACCCGCGCCGCCAGTGGCGCGAGCTGATGGAGGCCCGCCGCCACCTGTACACCGAAGTCGCCCGGGTCGTCGTCGACACCGACGGACGCACCCCCGAAGAGGTCGCCGAGGCGGTCCTCGACGCCCTGCAGAAATCCCGGGGGGCCGCCCCCCGGACCCCCGGCCAGGAGGACACCCCGTGA
- the aroB gene encoding 3-dehydroquinate synthase, which yields MTDQSVTRIPVAGTAGTDPYDVLVGRQLLGELAGMIGSKAKRVAVIHPEALAETGEALRADLAGQGYEAVAIQVPNAEEAKTAEVAAYCWKALGQTGFTRTDVIVGVGGGATTDLAGFVAATWLRGVRWIAVPTTVLAMVDAAVGGKTGINTAEGKNLVGAFHPPAGVLCDLAALDSLPVHDYVSGLAEIIKAGFIADPVILDLIEADPAAARTPAGPHTAELIERSIRVKAEVVSSDLKESGLREILNYGHTLAHAIEKNERYKWRHGAAVSVGMVFAAELGRLAGRLDDATADRHRTVLESVGLPLTYRGDQWPKLLETMKVDKKSRGDLLRFIVLDGLAKPTVLEGPDPAVLLAAYGEVAQ from the coding sequence GTGACCGACCAGTCCGTGACCCGCATCCCCGTGGCCGGCACGGCGGGCACCGACCCGTACGACGTGCTGGTCGGCCGGCAGCTGCTCGGCGAGCTGGCCGGAATGATCGGCTCCAAGGCCAAGCGCGTCGCCGTGATCCACCCCGAGGCGCTCGCCGAGACCGGTGAGGCCCTGCGCGCCGACCTCGCCGGCCAGGGGTACGAGGCGGTCGCCATCCAGGTGCCGAACGCCGAGGAGGCCAAGACCGCCGAGGTCGCCGCCTACTGCTGGAAGGCGCTCGGCCAGACCGGCTTCACCCGCACCGACGTCATCGTCGGCGTGGGCGGCGGCGCCACCACCGACCTCGCCGGGTTCGTCGCGGCCACCTGGCTGCGCGGCGTGCGCTGGATCGCCGTACCGACCACCGTCCTCGCCATGGTCGACGCGGCCGTCGGCGGCAAGACCGGCATCAACACCGCCGAGGGCAAGAACCTGGTCGGCGCGTTCCACCCGCCGGCCGGCGTGCTGTGCGACCTGGCCGCGCTGGACTCGCTGCCCGTCCACGACTACGTCAGCGGCCTCGCCGAGATCATCAAGGCCGGTTTCATCGCCGACCCGGTGATCCTCGACCTCATCGAGGCCGACCCGGCCGCCGCCCGTACGCCCGCGGGCCCCCACACCGCCGAGCTGATCGAGCGGTCGATCCGGGTCAAGGCCGAGGTCGTCTCCTCGGACCTCAAGGAGTCCGGACTCCGCGAGATCCTCAACTACGGCCACACCCTCGCGCACGCCATCGAGAAGAACGAGCGGTACAAGTGGCGGCACGGCGCGGCCGTCTCCGTCGGCATGGTGTTCGCCGCGGAGCTGGGCCGGCTCGCCGGACGGCTCGACGACGCCACCGCAGACCGCCACCGCACGGTCCTGGAGTCCGTCGGGCTGCCGCTCACCTACCGCGGCGACCAGTGGCCCAAGCTCCTGGAGACCATGAAGGTCGACAAGAAGTCCCGCGGCGACCTGCTGCGGTTCATCGTGCTCGACGGGCTCGCCAAGCCGACCGTGCTGGAGGGCCCCGACCCGGCCGTGCTGCTGGCGGCGTACGGGGAGGTCGCCCAGTGA
- the aroQ gene encoding type II 3-dehydroquinate dehydratase, producing the protein MSARKVLVLNGPNLGRLGSREPDVYGATSYAGLVDTCRALGKELGFDVDVRETNDEGEMVRWLHEAADGSMPVVLNPGAFTHYSYAMRDAAAQRTAPLIEVHISNPYAREEFRHTSVVAAVATGTIAGFGIGSYRLALRALADELDA; encoded by the coding sequence GTGAGCGCGCGCAAGGTGCTCGTCCTCAACGGGCCCAACCTCGGCCGGCTCGGCTCCCGCGAGCCCGACGTGTACGGCGCCACGTCCTACGCCGGGCTCGTCGACACCTGCCGGGCCCTCGGCAAGGAGCTGGGCTTCGACGTCGACGTACGCGAGACGAACGACGAGGGCGAGATGGTCCGCTGGCTGCACGAGGCCGCGGACGGCTCGATGCCAGTCGTCCTCAACCCCGGTGCTTTCACGCACTACTCGTACGCCATGCGGGACGCGGCCGCGCAGCGCACCGCCCCGCTGATCGAGGTGCACATCTCCAACCCGTACGCCCGCGAGGAGTTCCGCCACACCTCGGTCGTCGCCGCGGTCGCCACCGGCACGATCGCGGGCTTCGGCATCGGCTCGTACCGGCTCGCCCTGCGCGCCCTCGCCGACGAACTCGACGCCTGA
- a CDS encoding AAA family ATPase, whose protein sequence is MQHAVGAPLPPPHQPGHAAAGWTQQGHHPGPPPPPPAQPPAPAPQQPAPPAPQHPAPPHPAPQAPPPPPAPQVHPAPQRHPAPQGPPPPHPAPQQHPAPQAPPQHSAPRSAPVPGWTPHGPTAHSSGQAPPRDTTGHVQLPPGGLVTAPAAPPPAEHGTGGATLAVLLIGPAGAGKTTVARYWAQHRRVPTAHISLDDVREWVCAGFADPQSGWNDQSEAQYRLARRTCGFAARNFLANGISCILDDAVFPDRPVVGLGGWKRHVGPGLLPVVLLPGLEIVLERNAERSGNRRLSDEEVAGIHGRMAGWHASGLPIIDNSKYDVETTARVLDEVLARAIASPPTW, encoded by the coding sequence ATGCAGCACGCAGTGGGAGCTCCGCTGCCGCCGCCCCACCAGCCGGGGCACGCAGCGGCCGGGTGGACGCAGCAGGGACACCACCCCGGGCCGCCACCCCCGCCACCCGCCCAGCCCCCGGCGCCCGCCCCACAGCAGCCGGCACCCCCGGCGCCGCAGCACCCGGCCCCACCGCACCCGGCGCCGCAGGCACCCCCTCCGCCCCCGGCGCCGCAGGTCCACCCCGCGCCTCAGAGGCACCCGGCGCCGCAGGGACCGCCGCCTCCCCACCCGGCCCCGCAGCAGCACCCCGCGCCGCAGGCGCCGCCCCAGCACTCCGCGCCGCGGTCCGCGCCCGTGCCGGGCTGGACGCCGCACGGGCCCACCGCGCACAGCTCCGGCCAGGCGCCCCCGCGGGACACCACCGGCCACGTCCAGCTCCCGCCGGGCGGGCTGGTCACCGCCCCGGCCGCGCCGCCGCCCGCCGAGCACGGCACCGGCGGCGCGACCCTCGCCGTACTGCTCATCGGGCCCGCGGGCGCCGGCAAGACCACCGTCGCCCGCTACTGGGCGCAGCACCGCCGCGTCCCCACCGCCCACATCAGCCTCGACGACGTGCGCGAATGGGTCTGCGCCGGATTCGCCGACCCCCAGTCGGGCTGGAACGACCAGTCCGAGGCCCAGTACCGCCTCGCCCGCCGCACCTGTGGCTTCGCCGCCCGCAACTTCCTCGCGAACGGCATCTCCTGCATCCTCGACGACGCGGTCTTCCCGGACCGGCCTGTCGTCGGCCTCGGCGGCTGGAAGCGCCACGTCGGCCCCGGCCTCCTCCCGGTGGTGCTGCTGCCCGGCCTGGAGATCGTCCTGGAGCGCAACGCCGAGCGCAGCGGGAACCGCCGCCTCTCCGACGAGGAGGTCGCCGGCATCCACGGCCGCATGGCCGGCTGGCACGCCTCGGGCCTGCCGATCATCGACAACTCGAAGTACGACGTCGAGACCACGGCCCGCGTCCTGGACGAGGTCCTGGCCCGCGCCATCGCCAGCCCGCCCACCTGGTGA
- a CDS encoding aminopeptidase P family protein, whose protein sequence is MSQVYADRRGRLRDRCAAAGSAAALVSRPANVRYLSGGSPPGAVLLVGVDDDVLLCPRTPTGDPAEGRLDEGLRLTVLPPSGGDPAVSAADTAGKAGADVLAVEEHHLTVARYRAIESVAPGLRIADLGTAVEQERIVKDEDEITCLRIAAEITDQALGELLESILVGRTERHLALELERRLVDHGADGPAFPTSVATGPNSGRPGHRPSDRRVEEGDFLSVCMGANYRGYRCEIGRTFVIGTAPADWQIELYDLVFAAQRAARESLAPGTAYRDVDRAARQILDGAGHGEGLAPFLGHGVGLEIEEDPQLAPSAMGKLDACVPVTVEPGVHLPGRGGVRIDDTLVVRQEADGGPELLTITTKELLAL, encoded by the coding sequence ATGTCCCAGGTGTATGCGGACCGCCGCGGGCGGCTGCGCGACCGGTGCGCGGCGGCCGGCTCTGCGGCGGCCCTGGTCTCCCGCCCCGCGAACGTCCGCTACCTCTCGGGCGGCTCTCCGCCCGGCGCCGTCCTGCTGGTCGGGGTGGACGACGACGTCCTGCTCTGCCCCCGCACCCCCACCGGCGACCCCGCCGAGGGGCGCCTCGACGAGGGGCTGCGGCTCACCGTCCTGCCGCCGTCCGGCGGCGACCCGGCCGTGTCCGCCGCCGACACCGCAGGCAAGGCGGGCGCCGATGTGCTCGCCGTGGAGGAGCACCACCTGACCGTCGCACGCTACCGCGCCATCGAGTCCGTCGCCCCCGGCCTGCGCATCGCCGACCTCGGCACCGCCGTCGAACAGGAGCGGATCGTCAAGGACGAGGACGAGATCACCTGCCTCCGGATCGCCGCCGAGATCACCGACCAGGCCCTCGGCGAACTGCTGGAGTCGATCCTCGTCGGGCGCACCGAGCGCCATCTCGCCCTGGAGCTGGAGCGCCGGCTGGTCGACCACGGCGCCGACGGGCCCGCGTTCCCCACCTCCGTCGCCACCGGGCCGAACTCCGGCCGGCCCGGCCACCGCCCCTCCGACCGACGCGTCGAGGAGGGCGACTTCCTGTCCGTCTGCATGGGCGCCAACTACCGCGGCTACCGCTGCGAGATCGGCCGCACCTTCGTCATCGGCACGGCCCCCGCCGACTGGCAGATCGAGCTGTACGACCTCGTCTTCGCCGCTCAGCGGGCCGCCCGGGAGAGCCTGGCCCCCGGCACCGCGTACCGCGACGTCGACCGCGCGGCCCGGCAGATCCTCGACGGAGCCGGCCACGGAGAGGGCCTGGCCCCTTTCCTCGGCCACGGCGTGGGCCTGGAAATCGAGGAGGACCCGCAGCTTGCACCCTCGGCCATGGGTAAACTGGACGCTTGCGTGCCGGTCACCGTCGAACCAGGGGTTCACCTCCCGGGACGGGGCGGGGTCCGGATCGATGACACGCTCGTCGTACGCCAGGAGGCGGACGGCGGACCCGAGCTACTCACCATCACGACCAAGGAGCTGCTCGCGCTGTAG
- the efp gene encoding elongation factor P, with protein sequence MATTNDLKNGMVLKLDNDQLWSVVEFQHVKPGKGPAFVRTKLKNVLSGKIVDKTFNAGVKVETATVDRRDMQFSYMDGDYFVFMDMQTYDQLHVARAAVGDAANFLIEGFTATVATHEGEVLYVELPAAVELTIQETEPGVQGDRSTGGTKPATLETGHQIQVPLFITTGEKIKVDTRTSDYLGRVNS encoded by the coding sequence GTGGCCACCACGAACGACCTCAAGAACGGCATGGTGCTCAAGCTCGACAACGACCAGCTCTGGTCCGTCGTCGAGTTCCAGCACGTCAAGCCCGGCAAGGGCCCGGCCTTCGTGCGCACCAAGCTCAAGAACGTGCTCTCCGGGAAGATCGTCGACAAGACGTTCAACGCCGGTGTCAAGGTCGAGACGGCCACCGTCGACCGCCGCGACATGCAGTTCTCGTACATGGACGGCGACTACTTCGTCTTCATGGACATGCAGACCTACGACCAGCTGCACGTCGCCCGCGCCGCCGTCGGCGACGCCGCGAACTTCCTCATCGAGGGCTTCACCGCCACCGTCGCCACCCACGAGGGCGAGGTGCTGTACGTCGAGCTCCCGGCCGCCGTCGAGCTGACGATCCAGGAGACCGAGCCGGGCGTCCAGGGCGACCGCTCCACCGGTGGCACCAAGCCCGCCACCCTGGAGACCGGCCACCAGATCCAGGTCCCGCTCTTCATCACCACCGGTGAGAAGATCAAGGTCGACACCCGTACGAGCGACTACCTCGGCCGGGTGAACAGCTAA
- the nusB gene encoding transcription antitermination factor NusB encodes MAARNKARKRAFQILFEADQRGASVQEVLADWIRHARSDDRQPPVNEYTMELVEGYATYADRIDELIATYAVGWTLDRMPVVDRNILRLGAYELVWVDGTPDAVVIDEAVQLAKEFSTDESPSFVNGLLARFKDMKPSLRRD; translated from the coding sequence GTGGCTGCCCGCAACAAGGCCCGCAAGCGCGCCTTCCAGATCCTCTTCGAGGCCGACCAGCGCGGCGCGTCCGTGCAGGAAGTGCTCGCGGACTGGATCCGGCACGCCCGGTCCGACGACCGGCAGCCGCCGGTCAACGAGTACACGATGGAGCTGGTCGAGGGGTACGCGACCTACGCGGACCGCATCGACGAGCTCATCGCCACCTACGCCGTGGGCTGGACGCTCGACCGCATGCCGGTCGTCGACCGGAACATCCTGCGGCTCGGCGCGTACGAGCTGGTGTGGGTGGACGGCACGCCGGACGCCGTGGTGATCGACGAGGCGGTGCAGCTCGCCAAGGAGTTCTCCACCGACGAGTCGCCCTCGTTCGTGAACGGCCTCCTGGCCCGCTTCAAGGACATGAAGCCCAGCCTCCGCCGGGACTGA
- the bldD gene encoding transcriptional regulator BldD, whose protein sequence is MSSEYAKQLGAKLRAIRTQQGLSLHGVEEKSQGRWKAVVVGSYERGDRAVTVQRLAELADFYGVPVQELLPGTTPGGAAEPPPKLVLDLERLAHVPAEKAGPLQRYAATIQSQRGDYNGKVLSIRQDDLRTLAVIYDQSPSVLTEQLISWGVLDADARRAVAHEES, encoded by the coding sequence ATGTCCAGCGAATACGCAAAACAGCTCGGGGCCAAGCTCCGTGCCATCCGCACCCAGCAGGGCCTCTCCCTCCACGGTGTGGAAGAGAAGTCCCAGGGCCGCTGGAAGGCCGTCGTGGTCGGTTCGTACGAGCGCGGCGACCGTGCCGTGACCGTGCAGCGCCTCGCCGAGCTGGCCGACTTCTACGGCGTCCCGGTGCAGGAGCTGCTGCCGGGCACCACGCCGGGCGGGGCCGCCGAGCCGCCGCCGAAGCTGGTCCTCGACCTCGAGCGCCTGGCCCACGTGCCGGCGGAGAAGGCGGGCCCGCTGCAGCGTTACGCCGCGACGATCCAGTCGCAGCGCGGCGACTACAACGGCAAGGTGCTGTCGATCCGCCAGGACGACCTGCGCACGCTCGCGGTGATCTACGACCAGTCGCCCTCGGTCCTGACCGAGCAGCTCATCAGCTGGGGCGTGCTGGACGCGGACGCGCGCCGCGCCGTCGCCCACGAGGAGAGCTGA
- a CDS encoding aspartate carbamoyltransferase catalytic subunit: protein MMRHLISAADLTRDDAVLILDTAEEMARVADRPIKKLPTLRGRTICNLFFEDSTRTRISFEAAEKRLSADVINFAAKGSSVSKGESLKDTAQTLEAMGVDAVVIRHGASGAPYRLANSGWIDAPVINAGDGTHQHPTQALLDAFTMRRRLIGRDAGLGQDLAGKRVTIVGDVLHSRVARSNVDLLHTLGAEVTLVAPPTLVPVGVGTWPCEVSYDLDSTLPKSDAVMMLRVQRERMNAAFFPTEREYSRRYGLDADRMAKMPEHAIVMHPGPMVRGMEITAEVADSDRCTVVEQVANGVSIRMAVLYLLLGGNEPAVTNPSSRTEEK, encoded by the coding sequence ATGATGCGCCACCTCATCTCGGCCGCCGACCTCACCCGCGACGACGCCGTCCTCATCCTCGACACCGCCGAGGAGATGGCCCGGGTCGCCGACCGGCCGATCAAGAAGCTGCCCACCCTGCGCGGCCGGACGATCTGCAACCTCTTCTTCGAGGACTCCACCCGCACCCGCATCTCCTTCGAGGCCGCCGAGAAGCGCCTCTCCGCCGACGTCATCAACTTCGCCGCCAAGGGCTCCAGCGTCTCCAAGGGCGAGTCCCTGAAGGACACCGCGCAGACCCTGGAGGCCATGGGCGTCGACGCGGTCGTCATCCGGCACGGCGCCTCCGGCGCCCCCTACCGGCTGGCCAACTCCGGCTGGATCGACGCGCCCGTCATCAACGCCGGTGACGGCACCCACCAGCACCCCACGCAGGCCCTGCTCGACGCGTTCACCATGCGCCGCCGGCTGATCGGCCGCGACGCCGGCCTCGGCCAGGACCTCGCCGGCAAGCGCGTCACCATCGTCGGCGACGTCCTGCACAGCCGGGTCGCCCGCTCCAACGTCGACCTGCTGCACACCCTCGGCGCCGAGGTCACCCTCGTCGCCCCGCCCACCCTCGTGCCCGTCGGCGTCGGCACCTGGCCCTGCGAGGTCTCCTACGACCTCGACAGCACCCTGCCGAAGTCCGACGCCGTGATGATGCTCCGCGTCCAGCGCGAGCGCATGAACGCCGCGTTCTTCCCCACCGAGCGCGAGTACTCCCGCCGCTACGGCCTCGACGCCGACCGCATGGCGAAGATGCCGGAGCACGCCATCGTGATGCACCCCGGCCCCATGGTCCGCGGCATGGAGATCACCGCCGAGGTCGCCGACTCCGACCGCTGCACCGTCGTCGAGCAGGTCGCCAACGGCGTCTCCATCCGCATGGCGGTCCTCTACCTGCTGCTGGGCGGCAACGAACCCGCCGTCACCAACCCGTCGTCCCGTACCGAGGAGAAGTAA
- a CDS encoding dihydroorotase: MSKILIRGAKVLGGEAQDVLIDGETIARVGTGLPADGATVVEAEGRILLPGLVDLHTHLREPGREDSETVLTGTRAAAGGGYTAVFAMANTFPVADTAGVVEQVYRLGKESGYCDVQPIGAVTVGLEGKKLAELGAMHESAAGVTVFSDDGKCVDDAVIMRRALEYVKAFGGVVAQHAQEPRLTEGAQMNEGIVSAELGLGGWPAVAEESIIARDVLLAEHVGSRVHICHLSTAGSVEIVRWAKSRGIDVTAEVTPHHLLLTDELVRTYNPVYKVNPPLRTERDVMALREALADGTIDIVATDHAPHPHEDKDCEWAAAAMGMVGLETALSVVQHTMVETGLLDWAGVADRMSFKPAKIGRATGHGRPVSEGEPANLTLVDPAYRGAVDPATFASRSRNTPYEGRELPGRVTHTFLRGRATLMDGKLA; encoded by the coding sequence ATGAGCAAGATCCTGATCCGTGGTGCGAAGGTCCTCGGCGGCGAGGCGCAGGACGTCCTGATCGACGGCGAGACCATCGCCCGCGTCGGTACGGGTCTGCCGGCCGACGGCGCCACCGTCGTCGAGGCCGAGGGGCGGATCCTGCTGCCCGGCCTCGTCGACCTGCACACCCACCTGCGCGAGCCGGGCCGCGAGGACTCCGAGACCGTCCTCACCGGCACCCGCGCCGCCGCCGGCGGCGGCTACACCGCCGTGTTCGCCATGGCCAACACCTTCCCGGTCGCCGACACCGCCGGCGTCGTCGAGCAGGTCTACCGCCTCGGCAAGGAGTCCGGCTACTGCGACGTCCAGCCCATCGGTGCCGTCACCGTCGGCCTGGAGGGCAAGAAGCTCGCCGAGCTGGGCGCCATGCACGAGTCCGCCGCCGGCGTCACCGTCTTCTCCGACGACGGCAAGTGCGTCGACGACGCCGTGATCATGCGGCGCGCCCTGGAGTACGTGAAGGCGTTCGGCGGCGTCGTCGCCCAGCACGCCCAGGAGCCCCGCCTCACCGAGGGCGCCCAGATGAACGAGGGCATCGTCTCCGCCGAGCTGGGCCTCGGCGGCTGGCCGGCCGTCGCCGAGGAGTCGATCATCGCCCGCGACGTGCTGCTCGCCGAGCACGTCGGCTCCCGCGTCCACATCTGCCACCTGTCGACCGCCGGCTCCGTCGAGATCGTCCGCTGGGCCAAGTCGCGCGGCATCGACGTCACCGCCGAGGTCACCCCGCACCACCTGCTCCTCACCGACGAGCTGGTCCGCACGTACAACCCGGTCTACAAGGTCAACCCGCCGCTGCGCACCGAGCGCGACGTCATGGCCCTGCGCGAGGCCCTGGCCGACGGCACGATCGACATCGTCGCCACCGACCACGCCCCCCACCCGCACGAGGACAAGGACTGCGAGTGGGCCGCCGCCGCCATGGGCATGGTCGGCCTGGAGACCGCGCTCTCCGTCGTCCAGCACACGATGGTCGAGACGGGCCTGCTCGACTGGGCCGGCGTCGCCGACCGCATGTCCTTCAAGCCCGCGAAGATCGGCCGCGCCACCGGCCACGGCCGCCCCGTCTCGGAGGGTGAGCCCGCCAACCTCACGCTGGTCGATCCGGCTTACCGTGGTGCGGTGGACCCCGCGACCTTCGCCTCCCGCAGCCGCAACACCCCCTACGAGGGCCGTGAGCTGCCGGGACGCGTCACCCACACCTTCCTGCGGGGCCGGGCCACGCTCATGGACGGGAAGCTCGCGTGA